Proteins encoded together in one Mycobacterium simiae window:
- a CDS encoding SagB family peptide dehydrogenase, with product MDSERRAMDRVGALAAECTYPEQTRFAFRSGVTCVTTSTGAVLLDPPHSEKLAKLSPARLQALKTLNLGPATLSEMSTSADPDDVGAFIDRLTTAGWLTVTVRDAGRDLYSIVPFARPGPRPPAGPQSQPVPALIMSKFAVLHHDSASFVLEHPLGWCDLRIHDANLLALLDGSTQDNHGVTGAAASHFLRDLRWSAILVPAGSDDDEFDKVAWSAPDLWFHRRSTLGERTVGWADFGPTRWAKGRFPQPPARRVNYPGDPIALLAPDLTAKRAQDPTLTAVLEDRVSTRAFDDTHPMAVQQLSELLYRTARTRGINPLGDGEQLLSRPYPSSGGLYELELYPVVRNVAGLPPAMYHYDSFDHVLRPVAVADSRPVSQLMKAASATLAGGAEPQVLVVIAARSGRITWTYQQICYATILKDVGVLMQTIYLAATAMGLGACAQGYSDTAAFGAATGVDELQECSVGSIVVGSPVRN from the coding sequence ATGGACAGCGAAAGGCGGGCGATGGATCGTGTTGGTGCGCTAGCGGCCGAATGCACGTATCCGGAGCAAACGAGGTTCGCGTTCCGCTCCGGTGTCACCTGCGTGACGACGTCCACGGGAGCGGTGTTGCTCGACCCGCCGCACAGTGAGAAGCTGGCGAAACTGTCGCCCGCTCGGCTGCAGGCGCTCAAGACGTTGAACCTCGGGCCGGCAACGCTGTCAGAGATGTCCACCTCAGCGGACCCCGACGATGTCGGTGCGTTCATAGATCGGCTCACCACGGCGGGCTGGCTGACCGTCACGGTCCGCGACGCCGGTCGGGATCTCTACTCCATAGTGCCGTTCGCCCGACCCGGGCCCCGGCCACCTGCGGGTCCGCAATCGCAGCCGGTGCCTGCCCTAATCATGTCCAAGTTCGCCGTGCTGCACCATGATTCGGCCAGCTTCGTGCTGGAGCATCCGTTGGGCTGGTGTGATCTGCGCATCCACGATGCGAATCTGCTTGCCCTACTTGACGGTTCGACACAAGACAACCACGGCGTGACGGGCGCTGCCGCGTCGCACTTCCTGCGGGATCTGCGCTGGAGCGCAATCCTGGTTCCGGCCGGCAGCGACGACGACGAGTTCGACAAGGTCGCCTGGAGTGCGCCGGATTTGTGGTTCCACCGCCGCAGCACCCTCGGTGAGCGCACGGTTGGCTGGGCGGATTTCGGCCCGACCAGGTGGGCAAAGGGCCGATTTCCGCAACCGCCGGCGCGCCGGGTGAACTACCCCGGCGATCCGATCGCCCTGCTCGCCCCGGACCTCACCGCCAAGCGGGCGCAGGACCCGACACTGACGGCCGTGCTAGAAGATCGGGTGTCGACTCGGGCGTTCGACGATACGCATCCGATGGCCGTGCAGCAGTTATCCGAGTTGCTCTACCGCACAGCACGAACGCGCGGAATCAACCCGCTCGGCGACGGCGAGCAGCTGCTCTCCCGTCCATACCCCTCGAGCGGCGGGCTCTACGAGCTCGAGCTCTACCCGGTGGTGCGCAACGTCGCCGGGTTGCCGCCGGCCATGTACCACTACGACTCGTTCGACCACGTGTTGCGCCCGGTGGCCGTCGCGGATTCGCGGCCGGTGTCGCAGCTGATGAAGGCGGCGTCGGCAACGCTGGCCGGCGGCGCCGAGCCGCAAGTACTCGTCGTCATCGCCGCGCGCTCCGGCCGGATCACCTGGACTTACCAACAGATTTGTTATGCAACGATTCTCAAGGATGTCGGGGTCTTGATGCAGACGATCTATCTGGCCGCAACAGCGATGGGGCTGGGAGCCTGCGCGCAGGGATACAGCGACACCGCCGCATTCGGTGCCGCCACCGGCGTCGACGAACTGCAGGAGTGCAGCGTTGGCAGCATCGTGGTGGGGTCCCCGGTGCGGAACTAG
- a CDS encoding non-ribosomal peptide synthetase, which produces MTLAPPSIEDVLALSPLQQGLFALYRLSEDSVDLYTMQFEFDVDGQVDLELLRRSAQAMLQRHPNLRAAFWDHGVPKPVQIIPAAAEFPWFERTATAAEFDRIARSERHRPFDLSRGPALRIVMLTVPGQTRRRMILTAHHILVDGWALAVFFTEMLAVYRAGGSLSALPPARPYRDYLVWLAQQDIGAVLARWQEYLASVSGPLIMAEKAVAAGTAIPEKTGLLLSPADTSRLRQWAARNGLTLNTAVLFAWAVVLARLSGRRDVVFGTIVSGRPEDLPGVETMVGLFINTVPVVHRVSDQTPVVEQCAQLQRELSAMRDIGYVGLSDLQRAHGGGMLFDTLFVFENAPIDQAIQPITTPDGARFCPVQMESLTHYPLTGVSHLAGDTLVVVVEAIQEALPTLPAAEICARMVAVLRQLPDIGEGTPTLLDVLTPAERAQLRDLAAQPVPVANSIWEMFERQVRTVPDAVAVSAGASERYTYAELHGRACRLAAELAQRGVGPESVVALVLPRSARSIVAILAVLGAGAAYVPVDVTLPPTRIEAIFRQAQPVLAITEGGHVELVGPRTPVLAIDDEAVAERVSRRPAVAPTVQRDPDHSSYVIFTSGSTGEPKGVVGTNGAVLAFFADHRDRVYRPVSARLGRSLCIAHTWSLSFDASWQPMVGLLDGHRVHLFDADEMRDADRLVHGLADHQIDMIDTTPSMFVQLRAAGLLRRALPVLALGGEAINTTLWEQLRSSSAGTIFNCYGPTETTVEAVVAVVTEHEAPTIGTANAGTHCYVLDPALRPVPSGAVGELYLSGVQLARGYVGSSAMTASRFVADPFRRGRRMYRTGDLVRRLPHGGLAFLGRDDGQVKIRGYRVELGEVEAALTAQSGVREAAVSVVRRAGSAVLVGFVVAQLESDDHLAALRAVLREQLPSHMVPARVLALPRLPVTGNGKLDVAALDRRAEEALVRVTQGTGASTDTERTLCEALAKHFCGAVPHVDDDLFSLGLDSILAISLVHELRRHGLSISPRMVFAAATIRQLAVAIDAAGVQPARADAEYGMVPPLPIVSWLFEYGNYRRFTNTAVIRLPDEIDSAAVECVLQTLLDGHDALRAVLIDTTEGPRLLTREPGVVTAADVLTRVELSADRALGPVISEAAPRIMDKIDPGTGSLLHAVWFTGAGSGEALLLTIHHLAVDVVSWHTILGDITAAWSSLQLGAMPKTLPEFTSYRRWSQLMWARASAPEVLAQRDYWASQVRGPDPALGSRHPDPTRDTWSSLQVAEVATPVAETGRVLASLTREAGPHEFLLAALTLAVSDWRRERGQDAATGTLITLDGHGRLDDVLGTDTTNTVGWFTTAFPVRLPAGSPAAPTEQAEGDQAAARALLDSVVTQLAAIPYEGLDYGLLRYVNRVPELCNAAEPQIMFSYLGRLDLAGPTDRPWSLLTGSDIDGLPVAAEPDLPLRFALYVSAHVRGTSEGPQLVTSLLFSEALFTASDIDRLTHCWRRSVTAIAGGLG; this is translated from the coding sequence GTGACGCTAGCCCCGCCGTCGATCGAGGATGTCCTTGCCCTCAGCCCGCTGCAGCAAGGGCTGTTCGCGCTGTATCGGCTGTCCGAGGACAGCGTCGACCTCTACACGATGCAGTTCGAGTTCGACGTCGACGGGCAGGTGGACCTTGAGCTACTGCGCCGCAGCGCGCAAGCGATGCTGCAACGGCACCCGAATCTGCGCGCCGCATTCTGGGATCACGGTGTGCCCAAGCCCGTACAGATCATTCCTGCCGCAGCAGAGTTCCCATGGTTCGAAAGAACTGCGACGGCAGCGGAATTCGACCGCATCGCCCGCTCGGAACGGCATCGCCCCTTCGACTTGAGCCGCGGACCGGCGCTGCGCATCGTCATGCTGACCGTGCCCGGCCAGACGCGGCGCCGGATGATTCTCACCGCACACCACATCCTGGTCGACGGCTGGGCGCTCGCCGTGTTCTTCACCGAGATGCTGGCCGTCTATCGTGCCGGCGGATCCCTGTCGGCGCTACCCCCCGCCCGTCCCTACCGCGACTACCTCGTCTGGTTAGCCCAACAGGACATAGGGGCCGTGCTGGCCAGGTGGCAAGAGTATCTGGCGAGCGTCTCCGGGCCGTTGATCATGGCCGAGAAGGCGGTGGCGGCGGGCACCGCGATACCGGAGAAGACCGGACTGCTGCTGTCCCCGGCCGACACCAGCCGGCTGCGGCAGTGGGCGGCCCGAAACGGCCTCACCCTCAACACCGCGGTGTTGTTCGCGTGGGCCGTCGTGCTCGCCCGGCTCAGCGGTCGTCGTGATGTCGTATTCGGCACCATCGTTTCCGGACGTCCCGAAGATCTCCCCGGCGTCGAGACCATGGTGGGGCTGTTCATCAACACCGTGCCGGTCGTGCACCGGGTAAGTGACCAGACTCCCGTCGTGGAGCAGTGCGCACAACTACAGCGTGAGCTCTCAGCAATGCGCGACATCGGCTATGTGGGCCTGTCCGACCTGCAACGTGCACACGGTGGCGGAATGCTTTTCGACACATTGTTCGTGTTCGAAAACGCACCGATCGATCAGGCGATCCAGCCGATCACCACACCCGACGGTGCCCGCTTCTGCCCGGTGCAGATGGAGAGCCTGACGCACTACCCGTTGACCGGGGTGTCGCACCTGGCAGGCGACACACTGGTGGTAGTCGTCGAGGCGATTCAGGAAGCGCTGCCGACTCTGCCCGCCGCGGAAATCTGCGCACGAATGGTTGCCGTGCTGCGTCAACTCCCCGACATCGGCGAGGGCACCCCGACTCTGCTCGACGTGCTCACCCCGGCCGAGCGCGCGCAATTGAGGGATCTTGCGGCGCAACCGGTTCCCGTCGCTAACTCGATCTGGGAGATGTTCGAACGACAGGTTCGCACGGTACCCGACGCCGTCGCCGTGTCCGCCGGCGCTTCCGAACGGTACACCTACGCGGAATTGCATGGGCGCGCCTGCCGACTGGCAGCGGAGCTGGCACAGCGGGGAGTGGGTCCGGAATCGGTGGTGGCGCTGGTGCTTCCCCGCTCGGCGCGGTCGATCGTGGCGATCCTGGCCGTGCTCGGGGCCGGCGCGGCGTATGTGCCCGTGGATGTCACGCTCCCGCCCACCCGCATCGAAGCCATCTTTCGGCAGGCGCAACCCGTCTTGGCGATCACCGAGGGGGGCCATGTCGAGCTGGTCGGCCCGCGCACACCCGTCTTGGCCATCGACGATGAGGCTGTGGCCGAGCGTGTTTCGCGACGGCCCGCCGTTGCACCGACGGTTCAGCGCGACCCGGACCACAGTAGCTACGTCATATTCACCTCCGGATCGACCGGCGAACCGAAGGGCGTCGTCGGCACCAACGGCGCGGTGCTGGCCTTCTTCGCCGACCACCGCGACCGGGTGTACCGCCCGGTATCGGCGCGCCTGGGCCGCTCGCTGTGCATCGCCCACACCTGGTCGTTGAGCTTCGATGCTTCGTGGCAGCCGATGGTCGGGCTGCTCGACGGCCATCGGGTGCATCTGTTCGACGCGGACGAGATGCGTGACGCGGATCGACTTGTGCACGGCCTGGCCGATCACCAGATCGACATGATCGACACCACCCCGTCGATGTTCGTGCAACTTCGGGCCGCCGGGCTGTTACGGCGTGCACTACCGGTCCTGGCCCTGGGCGGCGAAGCGATCAACACCACCCTGTGGGAGCAGCTGCGGTCGTCGTCCGCGGGCACGATCTTCAACTGTTACGGGCCCACCGAAACCACGGTCGAGGCAGTGGTGGCAGTCGTGACGGAGCACGAAGCACCAACCATCGGCACCGCCAACGCCGGAACCCATTGCTATGTGCTGGATCCGGCGTTGCGCCCGGTTCCCAGTGGCGCCGTCGGGGAGCTGTATTTGTCCGGCGTCCAGCTGGCACGAGGTTATGTCGGCAGCTCCGCGATGACCGCCAGTCGGTTCGTGGCGGACCCGTTTCGCCGCGGACGCCGGATGTATCGCACGGGTGATCTGGTGCGTCGGCTACCGCATGGTGGGCTCGCCTTCCTGGGACGCGACGACGGTCAGGTCAAGATTCGCGGCTATCGCGTCGAGCTGGGCGAGGTCGAGGCCGCACTGACCGCCCAGTCCGGGGTGCGTGAGGCGGCCGTGTCCGTGGTCCGCCGCGCCGGCAGTGCGGTATTGGTCGGATTCGTTGTCGCACAATTGGAAAGCGACGATCACCTAGCGGCATTGCGTGCGGTGCTGCGGGAGCAGCTGCCGTCGCATATGGTTCCGGCGCGGGTCCTCGCGCTGCCCCGCCTCCCGGTGACTGGCAACGGCAAGCTCGATGTCGCCGCGCTGGACCGCCGGGCCGAAGAGGCGCTCGTTCGCGTCACGCAGGGAACGGGTGCGTCCACCGACACCGAGCGGACGCTGTGCGAAGCGTTAGCGAAACATTTTTGTGGTGCGGTGCCGCACGTTGATGACGACTTGTTCTCCCTCGGATTGGACAGCATCCTCGCGATTTCGCTGGTACACGAACTGCGACGGCACGGTTTGTCGATAAGTCCCCGAATGGTATTTGCAGCAGCGACAATTCGCCAGCTCGCCGTCGCGATTGACGCGGCCGGCGTGCAACCGGCGCGTGCGGACGCCGAATACGGGATGGTGCCCCCGCTGCCGATCGTGTCCTGGCTGTTCGAGTACGGGAACTACCGGCGGTTCACCAATACGGCTGTGATTCGGCTGCCCGACGAGATCGACTCCGCGGCAGTCGAATGCGTGTTGCAGACGCTGCTCGACGGTCACGATGCGTTACGCGCGGTTCTGATCGACACGACCGAAGGGCCGCGCTTGCTCACTCGTGAACCCGGTGTGGTCACCGCCGCGGACGTCCTCACCCGTGTCGAGTTATCCGCCGACCGCGCACTCGGTCCGGTCATTTCCGAGGCCGCTCCGCGCATCATGGACAAGATCGATCCGGGTACCGGCTCGCTGCTGCACGCGGTGTGGTTCACCGGCGCCGGCAGCGGTGAGGCGTTGCTGCTCACCATTCACCACCTAGCGGTCGACGTCGTCTCCTGGCATACCATCCTGGGTGATATCACGGCGGCGTGGAGCTCGTTGCAACTGGGTGCGATGCCGAAGACGTTGCCCGAGTTCACTTCCTACCGGCGTTGGTCGCAGTTGATGTGGGCGCGCGCGTCGGCCCCGGAAGTGCTGGCGCAGCGCGACTATTGGGCCAGCCAGGTGCGTGGCCCCGATCCGGCGTTGGGGTCCCGGCATCCGGATCCGACGCGGGACACCTGGTCGAGTTTGCAGGTGGCGGAGGTGGCGACGCCGGTCGCCGAGACCGGCCGGGTGCTCGCCAGCCTTACCCGAGAAGCCGGACCGCATGAATTCCTGCTGGCCGCATTGACATTGGCGGTGAGCGATTGGCGGCGCGAACGCGGACAGGACGCGGCCACCGGAACGCTGATCACGCTTGACGGTCACGGACGCCTCGATGACGTGTTGGGCACCGACACCACGAACACCGTCGGTTGGTTCACCACGGCCTTTCCGGTGCGGCTCCCGGCGGGCTCCCCGGCCGCACCCACCGAGCAGGCCGAGGGCGACCAGGCAGCGGCGCGCGCGTTGCTTGACTCGGTCGTAACGCAGCTAGCCGCGATCCCCTACGAAGGCCTCGATTACGGGTTGCTTCGGTACGTGAACCGTGTTCCCGAGCTATGCAACGCGGCGGAACCGCAGATCATGTTCAGCTACTTGGGGCGCCTGGATCTCGCCGGCCCCACCGACCGGCCCTGGTCATTGCTCACGGGATCTGACATCGACGGATTGCCGGTGGCCGCCGAACCGGACCTGCCGCTGCGTTTCGCTCTGTACGTCAGCGCCCACGTGCGTGGCACGTCGGAAGGGCCGCAACTGGTTACCAGCCTGCTGTTCAGTGAGGCGCTGTTCACAGCGTCCGACATCGACCGGCTGACGCACTGCTGGCGGCGCAGCGTCACCGCGATTGCTGGCGGGCTGGGATAG